In the genome of Ignavibacteriales bacterium, one region contains:
- a CDS encoding HigA family addiction module antidote protein, whose amino-acid sequence MNKKIEPIHPGEILLEEFLIPMEISQYRLAQDINVPARRINEIVLGKRAITADTALRLSEYFGLSEKFWLNLQMRYNLEIEKDKLKDRLKSEVKRLSKVS is encoded by the coding sequence ATGAATAAAAAAATAGAACCAATACATCCAGGTGAAATACTGCTTGAAGAATTTTTAATTCCAATGGAAATCAGTCAGTACAGATTAGCACAAGATATAAATGTTCCTGCCAGGAGAATAAACGAAATCGTTCTTGGTAAAAGAGCAATAACAGCAGATACAGCCTTAAGACTATCGGAATACTTTGGCTTGTCAGAAAAATTTTGGCTGAACCTGCAGATGAGGTATAATTTAGAAATAGAAAAAGACAAACTAAAAGACAGACTAAAAAGTGAAGTAAAGAGATTATCAAAAGTCAGTTAA
- a CDS encoding sigma-70 family RNA polymerase sigma factor: protein MQINNDDILLADKIAKGDSDAENTLFKRYEERIHFLVRVRLRGRINSEIHRDIVSEAYNAVLVSLRKGGFDPSKGKPVEAYIAGIVSNVVALHFRNLKKEKQTDDIDLHQHISNGENQLSDILEEEKKEKIQLCLSRIKDKYKEVLILRIYDDKSIEEISDHLGIEKRRVSERINYAFKLLLTELKKENYFQYPSQKSK, encoded by the coding sequence ATGCAGATTAACAATGATGATATCCTTCTTGCGGATAAAATTGCTAAAGGCGATTCTGATGCTGAAAATACTCTCTTTAAAAGATATGAAGAGAGAATACACTTTTTAGTAAGAGTGCGTCTGCGCGGAAGAATAAACTCTGAAATACACCGAGATATTGTTAGTGAAGCTTACAATGCGGTGCTTGTAAGTTTAAGAAAAGGCGGATTTGATCCTTCCAAAGGAAAACCGGTTGAAGCATACATTGCCGGAATTGTAAGTAATGTTGTTGCACTTCATTTCAGGAATCTCAAAAAAGAAAAACAAACCGATGATATAGATTTACATCAGCATATAAGTAATGGTGAGAATCAATTATCTGATATTCTTGAAGAAGAAAAAAAAGAAAAGATACAATTATGTCTTTCCCGGATTAAGGACAAATACAAGGAAGTATTGATACTCCGCATTTATGATGATAAATCAATCGAAGAAATTTCAGATCATCTCGGAATCGAAAAGAGACGGGTAAGCGAAAGAATAAACTATGCCTTTAAACTTTTACTGACTGAACTGAAAAAAGAAAATTATTTTCAATATCCGTCGCAAAAGAGCAAATAA
- a CDS encoding T9SS type A sorting domain-containing protein codes for MKSWFFRLLILLVLILIRISYGQWQTGPLVDNVICIDSSTQINSRIATDGDGGAFIVWQDSRNYAATGHDIYIQRINKDGYTVFANNGIPVCRAGGDQLYPQVVESDNGSAIIFWFDNRTNYTNSTDLYAQKIDAQGNILWTIDGVPVSDYSTNIPGAVVTYNILKDDDGGAFIAWQLNYYGYGHIRAQRINTDGNILWDSTGTKVTDGARDDRLPQIINDKLSGGIVIVHRSHLYGVSAQRLDADGNLLWAYPGVLVFPDGPQNECSITPGDIYSNGGLVAITFAFYGPVYAQLLDTLGNKLWGPDGIVVNNLSGGNVFAKIENNFDENEISPFSPGVIDSTFGVGGITSTTIQSFSTLWDAALQSDDKIVTVGFSSPGLNSDNEFSLARYNSDGTLDNTFGTGGVVHHSVTNGSDWIKSVAIQPDGKIIAAGEGQQDGIYCFALARYNPDGSLDNTFGSQGTTITIVDSAHYNTIHSIALQSDGKIIVASGYFGILARYNNDGTLDNTFGMNGFIQTEADFLESVVIQDNGKIVAVGSNKLTSSEYDFIIVRYNPDGSIDSTFGSNGLVTTHTGAEWESFFTVKIQDDGKIITGGLKGLPYAEKDAVLMRFHEDGSPDNSFGVNGIVISPTLEIVNSIQLQADGKIVAGGNVDSVSQNSKDFALTRYNTDGSLDISFGDNGTAITVFEPVDLLDNDIQKVLILSDSKIVAAGSSSYSANVRKNVLISYYGGSKIIGNYYLSWLHSVSFQGYEIYAQKLDVNGNLLWTQNGIQVSNSLTAYADDETTHQIFFNGENILSTWQDTRANTNGIYAQLISQDGQLLWGNQGMRVSSLTARMNFVKSQSQLDDAAVIIAFHGNGNPVGTFSNVYAKYISSEGVLPVELTSFSAELIDDAVKLSWVTMTEVNNFGFEIERLTEINPTWQKIGFVAGNGNSNTVKTYSFVDTDITAGRYVYRFKQIDNDGRYEYSQEIEINLGMPDAFSLEQNYPNPFNPATTIQYTIPNVETRDASSLHVMLQVYDILGSEITTLVNEEKPAGTYEVVFNASDLPSGVYFYSLSAGNFKRTKKFVLMK; via the coding sequence ATGAAAAGCTGGTTTTTCAGATTACTTATATTGTTAGTACTCATCTTGATACGAATATCATATGGACAATGGCAAACAGGTCCTTTAGTTGATAATGTAATTTGTATTGATTCCTCGACACAGATCAATTCAAGGATTGCCACAGACGGCGACGGAGGGGCTTTTATTGTGTGGCAGGATTCGAGAAATTATGCAGCAACAGGACATGATATTTATATACAAAGAATCAATAAAGATGGCTACACTGTATTTGCAAACAATGGAATACCTGTATGCAGGGCAGGCGGCGACCAGCTTTATCCTCAGGTTGTTGAAAGTGATAACGGGAGTGCGATTATTTTCTGGTTTGATAACCGGACAAATTATACAAACTCGACTGATCTGTATGCCCAGAAAATTGATGCACAGGGAAATATTTTGTGGACAATTGATGGAGTGCCGGTGAGTGACTATTCCACAAATATTCCGGGTGCTGTAGTAACTTATAACATTTTAAAAGATGATGACGGCGGCGCGTTTATCGCGTGGCAGCTTAACTATTATGGCTATGGTCATATAAGAGCACAAAGAATTAATACCGATGGAAATATCCTTTGGGATTCCACCGGAACAAAAGTTACAGATGGTGCAAGAGATGACAGGTTACCACAGATAATAAATGACAAACTGAGCGGCGGGATAGTGATTGTACACAGAAGTCATTTGTATGGAGTATCCGCCCAACGGCTTGATGCAGACGGAAATTTACTTTGGGCTTATCCCGGTGTCCTTGTATTTCCTGATGGTCCGCAGAATGAATGTTCAATAACTCCCGGGGATATTTATTCAAATGGAGGTTTAGTTGCAATCACGTTTGCATTTTACGGTCCTGTTTATGCACAATTGCTTGACACGCTTGGTAATAAACTGTGGGGACCGGATGGTATTGTAGTGAATAATTTATCCGGCGGAAATGTGTTCGCCAAGATCGAAAATAATTTTGATGAAAATGAAATTTCTCCATTTTCACCAGGGGTTATTGACTCAACATTTGGAGTTGGTGGTATTACATCTACAACTATACAAAGTTTTAGTACTCTTTGGGATGCAGCATTGCAAAGCGATGATAAAATAGTTACCGTAGGTTTTTCAAGTCCGGGTCTGAATAGTGACAACGAGTTTTCACTCGCCCGATATAATTCTGACGGTACACTTGACAATACATTTGGAACGGGCGGTGTTGTGCACCATTCTGTGACTAACGGATCAGATTGGATTAAATCGGTAGCCATTCAGCCAGATGGGAAAATTATCGCAGCCGGTGAAGGGCAACAAGATGGAATATATTGTTTTGCTCTGGCCCGTTACAACCCAGATGGTAGTCTTGATAATACATTTGGATCTCAGGGAACTACAATCACTATTGTTGATAGTGCTCATTATAATACTATTCATTCGATAGCTCTTCAAAGTGATGGTAAAATTATTGTCGCTAGCGGGTATTTCGGAATTTTAGCGAGATACAATAATGATGGTACTCTGGATAACACATTTGGTATGAATGGATTCATACAAACTGAAGCTGATTTTCTGGAGTCTGTAGTCATACAAGATAATGGAAAAATTGTAGCTGTAGGAAGCAATAAATTAACCAGTTCTGAATATGATTTCATTATCGTAAGATATAATCCTGATGGGAGTATTGATTCCACTTTTGGATCTAACGGGTTGGTTACAACACACACCGGTGCAGAATGGGAAAGCTTTTTCACAGTAAAGATCCAGGATGATGGTAAAATTATTACCGGTGGTTTAAAAGGTTTACCCTATGCTGAAAAAGATGCCGTATTGATGAGATTCCATGAGGATGGTAGTCCGGACAATTCATTCGGTGTAAACGGCATAGTAATAAGTCCAACTCTTGAAATAGTAAATTCAATACAGTTACAAGCAGATGGTAAAATTGTAGCTGGAGGTAACGTTGATAGTGTATCACAAAACAGTAAAGACTTTGCACTGACACGCTATAATACCGATGGAAGTCTTGACATTTCATTTGGTGATAATGGAACCGCGATAACAGTTTTTGAACCAGTCGATTTACTTGATAATGATATTCAAAAGGTTTTAATCCTCAGCGATAGTAAAATTGTAGCAGCAGGATCATCCTCTTATAGCGCAAATGTTAGAAAAAATGTTTTGATAAGCTACTATGGCGGTTCAAAAATAATCGGGAACTACTATTTAAGCTGGCTTCACTCTGTAAGTTTTCAGGGTTATGAAATTTATGCTCAGAAATTAGATGTGAATGGAAATTTATTATGGACACAAAACGGCATACAGGTTTCAAATAGTTTAACCGCTTATGCTGATGATGAAACCACACACCAGATATTTTTTAATGGTGAAAATATACTTTCAACCTGGCAGGATACACGGGCAAATACAAATGGTATCTATGCACAATTAATTTCTCAGGATGGTCAACTACTTTGGGGAAACCAGGGAATGCGGGTTTCATCACTGACCGCAAGAATGAATTTTGTAAAATCACAATCGCAGTTAGACGATGCTGCAGTCATTATTGCATTTCACGGAAATGGAAATCCTGTCGGAACATTTTCAAATGTTTATGCAAAATATATTTCATCGGAAGGAGTGCTGCCAGTTGAACTGACTTCCTTCAGTGCAGAATTAATTGATGACGCTGTAAAACTAAGCTGGGTTACAATGACGGAGGTGAATAATTTTGGCTTTGAGATTGAGAGATTGACTGAGATCAATCCAACCTGGCAAAAGATAGGATTCGTTGCGGGCAATGGAAATTCAAACACGGTAAAAACATATTCATTTGTTGATACTGATATTACAGCAGGCAGATATGTTTACAGGTTCAAACAGATAGACAATGACGGGAGGTATGAATACTCTCAAGAAATCGAAATAAATCTTGGAATGCCGGATGCATTTTCATTGGAACAGAACTATCCCAATCCATTTAATCCTGCAACGACAATTCAATACACAATACCAAACGTAGAGACGAGGGACGCCTCGTCTCTGCACGTGATGTTACAAGTCTATGATATATTGGGCAGCGAAATAACAACATTGGTAAACGAAGAAAAACCCGCCGGCACTTATGAAGTTGTTTTTAACGCGAGTGACTTACCAAGTGGAGTTTATTTTTACAGCCTTTCTGCTGGCAACTTCAAACGGACAAAGAAATTTGTATTAATGAAATAG
- a CDS encoding T9SS type A sorting domain-containing protein: MKTKTKLSLVVIPLFSILFLGWGSVGHRIINQRTILSVTPQMTFWESWSDSLAAHGSDADYRKSTDPTEAPKHYIDIDNYPEFVSTGRISQNFDSLVALHGYSFVMDQGTLPWAVLQTTATLQNYFQNNDFSNAMLTAADLGHYIGDMHMPLHLTRNYNGQYTGQSGVHSRYESDMINRYSNQISYAGDSVFYITDISEFVFETVYENYLYVDSVLRCDSIAKAFAGNTNSTTYYLKLWELSKEFTTKLFKNASFKLTCLIYTAWINAGSPVFVEDESIVVTDFRLSQNYPNPFNPSTTIQYAIPNVETRHASSLHVMLQVYDILGNEITTLVNEEKPAGTYVINFNAANLNSGVYFYRLQAGSPSSGSGQGFIETRKMILLK; this comes from the coding sequence ATGAAAACCAAAACAAAATTATCGCTCGTTGTTATTCCTCTTTTTTCTATTTTATTTTTAGGGTGGGGGAGTGTTGGTCACCGGATAATAAATCAAAGAACTATCCTGTCTGTAACACCGCAAATGACTTTCTGGGAAAGCTGGTCTGATTCATTAGCCGCACACGGTTCTGATGCTGATTACAGAAAATCAACCGATCCGACTGAGGCACCAAAGCACTATATAGATATTGATAATTACCCGGAATTTGTATCGACCGGCAGAATCTCTCAAAACTTTGATTCTTTAGTTGCATTGCACGGCTATTCATTCGTTATGGATCAGGGAACTTTGCCATGGGCTGTTTTGCAAACGACGGCTACACTTCAGAATTATTTCCAGAATAATGATTTCAGTAATGCTATGCTTACCGCAGCCGACCTTGGTCATTACATCGGTGATATGCATATGCCGCTTCACCTTACAAGGAATTACAACGGTCAATATACGGGGCAGAGCGGAGTGCACAGCAGGTATGAGTCCGATATGATAAACCGGTACAGCAACCAGATTTCGTACGCAGGCGATAGTGTTTTTTACATTACTGACATTTCTGAATTTGTTTTTGAAACTGTTTATGAAAATTATCTTTATGTCGATTCGGTTTTAAGATGTGACAGTATTGCAAAAGCTTTTGCGGGTAATACAAACAGCACAACTTACTATCTGAAACTCTGGGAACTGAGCAAAGAGTTTACAACAAAACTTTTTAAAAATGCCTCTTTCAAATTAACGTGCCTGATTTATACAGCATGGATAAACGCCGGCAGCCCTGTTTTTGTTGAAGATGAATCAATTGTTGTAACTGATTTTAGATTATCACAGAATTATCCTAATCCGTTTAATCCATCAACAACAATTCAATACGCAATACCAAACGTAGAGACGAGGCACGCTTCGTCTCTGCACGTGATGTTACAAGTCTATGATATATTGGGTAACGAAATAACAACATTGGTAAACGAAGAAAAACCCGCAGGCACTTATGTGATTAATTTTAATGCTGCTAATCTTAACAGCGGTGTTTATTTCTACAGGTTACAGGCAGGTTCTCCTTCGTCAGGCTCAGGACAGGGATTTATTGAAACAAGAAAAATGATTCTATTAAAATAA
- a CDS encoding CHAT domain-containing protein codes for MRILTGYLFVLLCVTGLKTSLPQQDYVLADTSEAQKYFNHGKTFLETAKYDSALLSFERSNIIYSSLAEKFDNQSLWKSSVNSLNRIGRTLIALGKIDSSYKLLNNTLNLSINKTGNKSAETADSYFYLGNACWYNGNYDESLSNYNTALAIRISLSGEENIEVADIYNGIGIVYAEKADHDKAVEYFQRSLDLKIKIFGEDNPLVAIAYNNLGNIYKDREDLDKAIQLHEKALDIRLRLLKENHPHIASSYSNLGLVYYKQGDYNKAVDVHQKALSIRLKQLGEKHLQVASSCNNLGLAYWKLNLLDSALVHHQKSLMIRQQILGEEHNDVAKSYMNIGLVYFEKGEDEKALEQYNKGLQINLNLLGDKHFEVSHLYQNMTEVYMRRKDFNTALSYCQKTISSLIPEYEDSTISGTLPLDNIISETDLLNALKTKAMIVSSLIAGDSKANYADVLSIYNSADKLIEKIRTGYRNEGSKLFLGEKASVIYDRAIQTCINLFESTRDDSYKNKAFYFAERSKAVVLYEQLAESKAKQFGKLPSNIVEEEKRLKVSLAFYDSQLQNEILKKNKSDAQKINGYRDSLFSLSNDYEKFVAKLEKDFPEYYRLKYDSRTPGVNELQNKLNDATTVVQYFTGEKSIYIFVISQNSYDVLSVNKPENFSELIKNFYSSIVKAETQKYLSSAEALSGLLIYPIKEKIINAERIVFVPHDILYKIPFEALFGNSYSAKSNNQVDYSELPYLVKIFDIQYQNSAALYLNSLEADRKSNDKNFIGFAPVFSKTGKNGYTINNVNIASVSSLPAEVLRSVSADGKNYDELKYSEWEVKSALEILASKTLAKQSAGLFYEDASETSFKTNVSRYDIIHIASHSFINDEHPELSGIVFAKQDEIFSTDDGILYSNEAYNLELNADLVVLSSCESGIGKLVKGEGLMALTRGFIYSGADNIIFSLWKIPDKHTSELMVEFYKQVAENKNYSESLRHAKLNLIKDNLTARPRSWAGFVLIGGNN; via the coding sequence ATGCGAATTTTAACAGGATATCTTTTTGTACTGCTGTGCGTAACCGGTTTAAAAACTTCACTGCCGCAGCAGGATTACGTCCTTGCAGATACTTCGGAAGCGCAAAAGTATTTTAATCACGGTAAAACTTTTTTGGAAACCGCAAAGTACGACAGCGCTCTTCTTTCATTTGAAAGATCAAATATTATTTACAGTTCATTAGCTGAAAAGTTTGATAATCAATCCCTCTGGAAGAGTTCTGTGAACAGTCTTAACAGGATAGGGCGGACATTAATTGCTCTTGGTAAAATTGATTCATCTTACAAACTATTAAACAATACACTGAATCTTTCTATTAATAAAACAGGTAATAAAAGTGCGGAGACAGCAGATTCATATTTTTATCTCGGCAATGCCTGCTGGTACAATGGTAATTATGATGAATCACTTTCCAATTATAACACAGCACTTGCGATCAGAATTTCGTTATCCGGTGAAGAAAATATTGAAGTCGCAGATATTTATAACGGCATCGGGATAGTTTATGCTGAGAAAGCAGATCATGATAAAGCGGTTGAATACTTTCAAAGATCACTCGATCTGAAAATAAAAATATTCGGGGAGGATAATCCTTTAGTTGCAATAGCGTACAACAATCTTGGCAATATTTATAAAGACCGTGAGGATCTGGATAAGGCGATTCAGCTGCATGAAAAAGCTCTCGACATCCGGTTACGTCTCCTGAAAGAAAATCATCCGCACATTGCTTCAAGTTACAGTAATCTTGGACTCGTTTACTATAAACAAGGCGATTATAACAAAGCTGTTGACGTGCATCAAAAAGCACTTAGTATAAGATTAAAACAGCTTGGGGAAAAACATCTTCAGGTTGCATCAAGCTGCAATAATCTTGGACTAGCTTACTGGAAACTGAATTTACTTGACAGCGCGCTGGTTCATCATCAGAAATCATTAATGATAAGGCAGCAGATATTAGGTGAAGAACATAATGATGTAGCAAAAAGTTATATGAATATTGGTCTGGTGTATTTTGAAAAAGGAGAAGATGAAAAAGCACTTGAGCAATACAATAAAGGACTTCAGATAAATCTTAATCTTCTGGGCGATAAACATTTCGAAGTGTCTCATCTCTATCAGAATATGACAGAAGTTTACATGCGAAGAAAAGATTTTAACACTGCTCTTAGTTATTGTCAAAAAACTATTTCTTCACTTATCCCAGAATATGAAGATTCAACTATTTCAGGGACACTTCCGCTGGATAATATTATTTCTGAAACTGATTTATTGAACGCGCTCAAAACAAAGGCTATGATAGTTTCCTCCCTGATCGCGGGGGACAGCAAAGCAAATTATGCGGATGTTTTATCAATTTATAATTCCGCGGATAAACTGATTGAAAAAATACGGACGGGCTACAGGAATGAAGGTTCAAAATTATTTCTCGGTGAAAAAGCATCAGTCATTTATGACCGCGCAATTCAAACATGTATTAATTTATTTGAAAGCACCAGAGATGATAGTTATAAAAACAAAGCATTTTATTTTGCTGAGCGGAGTAAGGCTGTTGTACTTTATGAACAGTTAGCCGAATCAAAAGCAAAACAATTTGGTAAACTTCCTTCAAATATAGTTGAAGAAGAAAAACGATTAAAAGTAAGTCTGGCGTTTTATGACTCACAGTTGCAGAACGAAATATTAAAGAAGAATAAATCTGATGCACAAAAAATAAATGGATACAGGGATTCACTGTTCAGCTTATCGAATGATTATGAGAAGTTTGTTGCAAAACTTGAAAAAGACTTCCCTGAATACTACAGGCTTAAATATGATTCCAGAACTCCCGGTGTGAATGAACTTCAGAATAAATTAAATGACGCTACAACCGTTGTTCAGTATTTCACCGGAGAAAAATCGATTTACATTTTTGTAATATCACAAAATAGTTATGATGTTCTGTCAGTAAACAAACCCGAAAATTTTTCTGAACTCATAAAGAATTTTTATTCATCGATTGTAAAAGCCGAGACTCAAAAATATTTATCATCGGCAGAAGCGCTTAGCGGGTTGTTGATTTATCCCATTAAAGAAAAAATAATTAACGCTGAACGAATAGTTTTTGTGCCGCACGATATTCTGTACAAAATTCCTTTTGAGGCTTTATTCGGAAACAGTTATTCCGCTAAGTCAAACAACCAGGTTGATTATTCTGAGTTACCTTACCTTGTTAAAATTTTTGATATTCAGTATCAGAATTCAGCAGCACTATATCTGAACAGTTTGGAAGCTGACAGAAAGTCAAATGATAAAAACTTTATTGGATTCGCCCCGGTTTTTTCAAAAACAGGGAAGAACGGATATACAATCAACAATGTGAACATCGCTTCGGTATCATCATTGCCTGCAGAAGTTTTACGTTCGGTTTCCGCTGATGGAAAAAATTATGATGAACTTAAATACAGTGAGTGGGAAGTAAAATCGGCTTTGGAAATTTTAGCATCAAAGACTCTTGCAAAGCAATCGGCAGGATTGTTTTATGAGGATGCGAGCGAGACCTCTTTTAAAACTAATGTAAGCCGGTATGATATAATTCATATCGCATCTCATAGTTTTATTAATGATGAACATCCTGAATTGTCGGGAATAGTGTTTGCTAAGCAGGATGAAATCTTCAGCACTGATGACGGAATATTATATTCGAATGAAGCCTATAATCTTGAACTGAATGCTGACCTTGTTGTGTTAAGCAGTTGTGAAAGCGGAATAGGTAAACTTGTTAAAGGGGAAGGACTGATGGCGTTAACACGCGGTTTTATTTATTCAGGTGCAGACAATATTATTTTTTCACTTTGGAAAATTCCGGATAAACACACAAGCGAATTGATGGTAGAATTTTATAAACAAGTTGCAGAGAATAAGAATTATTCTGAATCACTTAGGCATGCAAAGCTGAACCTGATAAAAGATAACTTAACAGCAAGACCAAGATCCTGGGCAGGGTTTGTTCTGATTGGCGGAAATAACTGA
- a CDS encoding SMI1/KNR4 family protein: MDFNYNFGDPISIKDIELYEARLNVKFPEQVKEFYSQINGLSVDSPALEVYNLDKVFVRNGLLYFGRFDNQYEVAFKFDKINMANQWDIVNPQNSYCITHTMASFWSNKIQVWLKNRREVWNEEKY, from the coding sequence ATGGATTTCAACTATAATTTTGGTGATCCAATATCGATTAAAGATATAGAACTATATGAAGCAAGACTGAATGTTAAATTTCCTGAACAGGTTAAAGAGTTTTATTCTCAGATTAATGGTCTGTCTGTAGATTCGCCGGCATTAGAAGTTTATAACCTGGACAAAGTATTTGTACGTAATGGATTACTTTATTTTGGAAGATTTGATAATCAATACGAAGTGGCATTCAAATTTGATAAAATTAATATGGCAAATCAGTGGGATATAGTTAATCCTCAGAATAGTTATTGTATTACGCACACAATGGCGAGTTTTTGGAGTAATAAAATTCAAGTTTGGCTTAAGAATCGTAGAGAAGTATGGAATGAAGAAAAATATTAA
- a CDS encoding site-specific DNA-methyltransferase, whose protein sequence is MKKREGTKTSSFGTNGRINHDSSKFYDSKLYKELKSEERLVDSQNLLPVELVNTIILGSCENMSMIPANSIHLMITSPPYNVSKDYDEDLSLEEYLGLLKNAFTETYRVLVNGGRACINVANLGRKPYIPLSDYVSKIMIDIGYKMRGEIIWNKAASASPSTAWGSWQSASNPTLRDIHEYILIFSKGDYKRTRKKEEMHNKINTITKEQFMEWTKSIWTMNAESARRIGHPAPFPEELPFRLIQLFSFKNDIILDPFMGSGTTAIASLKSERKYIGFDTDDAYIKLAEKRIDSLKSQLKLF, encoded by the coding sequence ATGAAAAAGCGAGAAGGCACAAAAACAAGTTCATTTGGCACAAACGGTAGAATCAATCATGATTCTTCTAAATTTTATGATTCGAAATTATATAAAGAATTGAAGAGTGAAGAGAGATTAGTTGATTCTCAAAATTTGCTTCCTGTTGAATTAGTTAATACAATTATTCTAGGTTCCTGTGAAAATATGTCAATGATTCCTGCTAATTCAATTCATCTTATGATAACTTCTCCACCATATAATGTATCTAAAGATTATGATGAGGATTTATCTTTAGAAGAATATTTAGGTTTATTAAAAAATGCATTTACTGAAACCTATCGCGTCTTAGTGAATGGTGGTCGTGCGTGTATTAATGTAGCTAATCTAGGTAGAAAACCATATATCCCCTTATCAGATTATGTCTCAAAGATTATGATCGATATTGGGTACAAAATGAGAGGAGAAATTATTTGGAATAAAGCTGCAAGCGCTAGTCCATCCACAGCTTGGGGGAGTTGGCAATCCGCTTCAAACCCAACCCTTCGTGATATTCACGAATATATTCTGATTTTTTCAAAAGGAGATTATAAAAGGACTAGAAAAAAAGAAGAAATGCACAATAAAATAAATACCATTACTAAAGAACAATTTATGGAATGGACAAAGTCTATTTGGACAATGAATGCAGAAAGCGCCAGAAGAATTGGACACCCAGCTCCATTTCCCGAAGAGTTACCTTTTAGGTTAATTCAATTATTCTCTTTTAAAAATGATATTATATTAGACCCTTTTATGGGGAGCGGAACAACTGCTATCGCATCTTTGAAATCGGAAAGAAAATATATCGGCTTCGATACAGATGACGCATACATAAAATTAGCCGAAAAAAGAATTGATTCCTTAAAATCCCAATTGAAATTATTTTAA
- a CDS encoding zf-HC2 domain-containing protein: MKCNLIEREKFISGYLSGDLDEADLLKFEEHYFQCAECFNELKAAEQAVTIIRTEGIPDSKIKMKNQNPVMAIFTEIFSSPVRIGFAAAVIIMAFFLYFALNSSDNLKRENELVISKDSLLIKSDTSHSIPENEDELLADLSAPEFRLNPYLEEWMKDNVRSDENIIKVVTSPANNEKIIDSAVTFRWEMNEKNDIDITVMNNLERTIFSAPIKHDHFPSYEVTVNSKYFLSPGLYYWKLEDENEVLYLGKFYFLLSKNSK, from the coding sequence ATGAAATGTAATTTAATAGAAAGAGAAAAATTTATAAGCGGTTACCTTAGCGGTGATCTTGATGAAGCGGATTTATTAAAATTTGAAGAACATTATTTTCAATGCGCGGAATGTTTTAATGAATTGAAAGCCGCTGAACAAGCCGTTACAATTATTCGAACGGAAGGTATTCCGGATTCAAAGATAAAAATGAAAAATCAGAATCCGGTTATGGCAATCTTTACGGAAATATTTTCTTCACCAGTAAGAATAGGATTTGCAGCCGCAGTTATAATCATGGCTTTTTTCCTCTACTTTGCTCTGAACAGTTCAGATAATTTAAAACGTGAAAATGAATTAGTGATCTCAAAGGATTCTCTTTTAATAAAGAGTGATACATCGCATTCAATACCTGAAAATGAGGACGAACTCCTTGCTGACCTTTCAGCACCGGAATTTCGTCTCAATCCTTACCTTGAAGAATGGATGAAAGATAATGTCCGTTCGGATGAAAATATAATCAAGGTAGTTACTTCTCCAGCCAATAATGAAAAGATAATTGACAGCGCAGTAACATTCAGGTGGGAAATGAATGAAAAGAATGATATTGATATAACCGTGATGAATAACCTTGAAAGAACAATTTTTTCAGCACCGATTAAACATGACCATTTTCCTTCGTATGAAGTAACTGTTAACTCAAAATATTTTTTATCTCCCGGTTTGTACTACTGGAAATTAGAGGATGAAAACGAGGTTTTATACTTGGGTAAGTTTTATTTTCTTTTGAGCAAAAACAGTAAATAG